A part of Aegilops tauschii subsp. strangulata cultivar AL8/78 chromosome 2, Aet v6.0, whole genome shotgun sequence genomic DNA contains:
- the LOC109736825 gene encoding uncharacterized protein, translating to MPGVAPPQTPRRLLAARAWPALRITVAAVSRAPRRPPHRTHLTSPARCGALSSPSSTSPVWPEQKQYSDFCSPAGMAAAEGQGEERPLYKDPSAPVEARVRDLLGRMTLREKAGQMAQIELSVASPRALAELGVGSLLNGGGRPPCDGASPSDWAGVVDGMQRLALSSRLAVPIIYGIDAVHGNNNVIGATIFPHNVGLGASRDPELVRKIGEATALEVRATGMHWTFAPCVAVCRDSRWGRCYESYSEDPDIVRSFTTIVAGLQGQPPADHPHGYPFLHSVRENVLACAKHYVGDGGTHKGINEGNTICSLDDLERIHMKPYPDCISQGVATIMASFSQWNGEPLHASHHLLTDVLKGKLGFQGFVVSDWEGIDHLCEPRGSDYRHCIAQAVNAGMDMVMIPFRFEKFLEDLVFLVETGEIPLSRIDDAVERILRVKFVSGVFEHPFSDPALLNVIGCKEHRLLAREAVRKSLVLLKNGKNRKEPFLPLAKNAKRILVAGTHADNIGYQCGGWTIAWHGDSGKITPGTSILEAIQESVEVETEVVYEECPIDATIEAGKFSYAIVVVGEVPYAESLGDRTDLSIPFNGSDLITRVASKVPTLVIVISGRPLVIEPQVLEKVDALVAAWLPGSEGMGVADCLFGDHDFVGTLPVTWFRSDDQLPINTGGANYGPLFPSGYGLKCSEATEI from the exons ATGCCCGGCGTGGCGCCGCCTCAAACACCTCGCCGGCTGCTCGCCGCTCGCGCCTGGCCCGCCCTACGCATTACGGTGGCAGCGGTATCCCGAGCTCCCCGTCGACCACCACATCGCACGCACCTCACCAGCCCGGCGCGATGCGGCGCGCTGAGCTCCCCATCGTCGACATCCCCTGT GTGGCCGGAACAAAAGCAATACTCTGACTTTTGCTCACCGGCCGGCATGGCGGCAGCGGAAGGCCAAGGCGAGGAGCGGCCGCTGTACAAGGACCCATCGGCGCCGGTAGAGGCGCGCGTGCGCGACCTGCTGGGCCGCATGACGCTGCGGGAGAAGGCGGGGCAGATGGCCCAGATCGAGCTCTCCGTGGCGTCGCCCCGCGCCCTCGCGGAGCTCGGCGTCGGCAGCCTCCTCAACGGCGGCGGCAGGCCGCCCTGCGACGGCGCCTCCCCGTCCGACTGGGCCGGCGTGGTCGACGGCATGCAGCGCCTCGCCCTCTCGTCCCGCCTCGCCGTCCCCATCATCTACGGCATCGATGCCGTCCACGGCAACAACAACGTCATCGGCGCCACCATCTTCCCCCACAACGTCGGACTCGGAGCCTCCAG GGACCCGGAGCTTGTGCGGAAGATCGGCGAGGCGACGGCGCTCGAGGTTCGCGCCACCGGCATGCACTGGACCTTCGCCCCCTGCGTCGCC GTTTGTAGGGATTCGAGGTGGGGGAGATGCTACGAGAGCTACAGCGAGGACCCAGACATCGTGCgctccttcaccaccatcgtcGCCGGCCTGCAGGGCCAGCCACCGGCAGACCACCCTCATGGCTACCCGTTTCTCCATTCGGTTAG GGAGAATGTGCTTGCGTGTGCCAAGCATTACGTAGGGGATGGTGGCACTCACAAGGGGATCAATGAAGGGAACACCATTTGCTCTCTAGACGATTTGGAAAGGATCCACATGAAACCTTACCCTGATTGTATAAGTCAAGGGGTGGCAACGATCATGGCATCCTTTTCTCAATGGAATGGGGAGCCATTACATGCCAGCCACCATTTGCTCACAGATGTTTTAAAGGGCAAGTTAGGCTTCCAG GGTTTTGTGGTGTCGGACTGGGAAGGTATTGACCATCTTTGCGAGCCTCGAGGGTCCGATTATCGACATTGCATTGCCCAAGCAGTTAATGCTGGAATGGATATG GTTATGATACCTTTCAGATTTGAGAAATTCTTGGAAGATCTCGTGTTCTTGGTGGAGACGGGGGAGATACCTTTATCACGAATTGATGACGCCGTTGAGAGGATTCTAAGAGTTAAGTTTGTATCTGGAGTTTTTGAGCATCCATTTTCAGATCCAGCTCTACTTAATGTAATTGGTTGCAAG GAGCATCGGCTGCTAGCACGTGAGGCTGTTCGAAAGTCTTTGGTACTTTTGAAAAATGGCAAGAATCGGAAGGAACCATTCCTTCCCTTAGCCAAAAATGCAAAAAGAATACTCGTCGCAGGGACACATGCTGACAATATTGGATACCAGTGCGGTGGGTGGACAATAGCTTGGCATGGTGATAGTGGAAAGATTACTCCTG GTACAAGCATATTAGAGGCCATACAAGAATCTGTGGAAGTGGAAACTGAAGTTGTGTATGAAGAATGCCCAATAGATGCTACCATTGAAGCGGGCAAATTTTCCTATGCAATTGTCGTAGTTGGTGAGGTTCCCTATGCAGAAAGCTTGGGGGATAGAACCGACCTTAGCATTCCATTCAATGGTTCCGATCTTATTACTCGTGTTGCCAGTAAAGTCCCTACCCTAGTGATTGTTATTTCTGGAAGGCCCTTAGTTATTGAGCCGCAAGTTCTTGAGAAGGTAGATGCTCTAGTTGCTGCTTGGCTGCCTGGAAGTGAAGGAATGGGAGTTGCTGATTGCCTCTTTGGAGACCATGATTTTGTGGGAACATTGCCTGTAACTTGGTTTAGGTCTGATGATCAACTTCCTATAAATACTGGAGGTGCTAACTATGGTCCATTATTTCCGTCTGGATATGGGCTGAAATGTTCAGAAGCGACGGAGATTTAG